A single genomic interval of Nonomuraea rubra harbors:
- a CDS encoding hydantoinase/oxoprolinase family protein, which translates to MGYAIGVDVGGTFTDVVLSGTSGAISVAKCLSTHYDPIAGIVSGVTRVLGDRDPAQVTRVVHATTLATNAVLERKGARVAFVTTRGFRAAVPLGRYARVEEDRYDLRFTPPPPPVAPGDCFEVVERVSARGAVLIPLDPGSVRRVAAAIAARGIGSAAVCLLHAYANPAHERRVAEILRETVPVVVTSSEVWPEIREYERATTTIMSAYIGPLMASYLSRLRERLAEIGIRAPVHVMESSGGVISADLAARRAVATIESGPAAGVLAAAGAGFADAISFDMGGTTAKTCVVRGGRPEITHEFHVGGKGSFGGRRAGTGVPIKTPAIDLAEVGAGGGSVAWLDPAGALRVGPRSAGSSPGPACYGLGGSEPTVTDANLVLGYLSSASIPLSPPLADKALDRLASPLGVSRAEAAYAVHEIVSASMASAVHVVTVQRGIDPRGFALVAFGGAGPMHAARIAGRFGIGTVVVPDHCGVASAAGLLSGALSTERVLSRLDAPDPEALFTSLASDAANDLDLDLTAPGVRVLRSVDVRFKGQSHDLTVDWSADRAALESRFFRRYAEVYGITQRGEIELVSYRVRVTTPPGAAPPSDALADDASHPAPPPPSAGAARSRAAETGATRTASTGTRRAYFPECGGYTGVPVHTRGTLATEPAATLQGPAIIEDPESTTVVPPAWTATLTPAHAIHLTRRTTA; encoded by the coding sequence ATGGGTTACGCGATCGGCGTCGATGTCGGCGGCACCTTCACCGACGTGGTCCTGAGCGGCACGTCCGGAGCGATATCCGTGGCCAAATGTTTGAGCACCCACTACGACCCCATCGCGGGCATCGTCTCCGGCGTTACGCGGGTGCTCGGCGACCGGGACCCGGCGCAGGTCACAAGGGTGGTGCACGCGACCACCCTGGCGACCAACGCGGTGCTCGAACGCAAGGGGGCGCGGGTCGCCTTCGTCACGACGCGGGGCTTCCGCGCGGCCGTCCCGCTCGGCCGGTACGCCCGCGTCGAGGAGGACCGCTACGACCTGCGCTTCACCCCGCCGCCTCCCCCGGTCGCGCCGGGCGACTGCTTCGAAGTGGTCGAGCGCGTCTCGGCCCGGGGTGCCGTACTGATCCCGCTCGACCCCGGTTCTGTACGCCGGGTGGCCGCCGCGATCGCGGCCCGCGGGATCGGGTCGGCTGCGGTGTGCCTGCTGCACGCGTACGCCAACCCCGCGCACGAACGCCGGGTGGCGGAGATCCTGCGCGAGACCGTCCCCGTCGTGGTCACCTCGTCGGAGGTGTGGCCCGAGATCCGCGAGTACGAGCGGGCCACCACCACCATCATGTCCGCCTACATCGGCCCGCTGATGGCCTCCTACCTCTCGCGGCTGCGGGAGCGGCTGGCGGAGATCGGGATCCGCGCGCCCGTGCACGTGATGGAGTCCAGCGGCGGGGTGATCTCCGCCGACCTCGCCGCCAGGCGGGCCGTGGCCACGATCGAGTCGGGCCCCGCGGCGGGGGTGCTGGCGGCGGCGGGGGCCGGGTTCGCGGACGCGATCTCGTTCGACATGGGCGGCACCACCGCCAAGACGTGCGTGGTGCGCGGGGGGCGGCCGGAGATCACGCACGAGTTCCACGTGGGCGGCAAGGGCAGCTTCGGCGGGCGGCGGGCCGGCACCGGCGTGCCCATCAAGACCCCCGCCATCGACCTGGCCGAGGTGGGGGCGGGCGGGGGCAGCGTCGCCTGGCTGGACCCGGCGGGCGCGCTGCGCGTCGGCCCGCGCTCGGCCGGCTCCTCCCCGGGGCCCGCCTGCTACGGCCTCGGCGGCTCCGAGCCGACCGTCACGGACGCGAACCTCGTGCTCGGCTACCTGTCCTCGGCCTCCATCCCGCTGTCGCCCCCGCTGGCGGACAAGGCGCTGGACCGGCTGGCCTCGCCGCTGGGGGTGTCGCGGGCGGAGGCCGCGTACGCGGTGCACGAGATCGTCAGCGCCTCGATGGCGTCGGCGGTGCACGTGGTCACCGTCCAGCGCGGCATCGACCCGCGCGGCTTCGCCCTGGTCGCGTTCGGCGGCGCGGGGCCCATGCACGCGGCCCGGATCGCCGGACGGTTCGGCATCGGAACGGTCGTGGTGCCCGATCACTGCGGGGTGGCCTCGGCGGCGGGCCTGCTGTCGGGCGCCCTGTCCACCGAACGCGTCCTGTCCCGCCTCGACGCCCCCGACCCCGAGGCCCTCTTCACCTCCCTGGCCTCGGACGCCGCCAACGACCTCGACCTCGACCTCACGGCGCCCGGGGTGCGGGTGCTGCGCTCGGTGGACGTGCGCTTCAAGGGCCAGTCGCACGACCTGACGGTGGACTGGTCCGCCGACCGCGCCGCCCTGGAGTCGCGCTTCTTCCGCCGGTACGCGGAGGTGTACGGGATCACGCAGCGGGGCGAGATCGAGCTGGTCAGCTACCGCGTCCGCGTCACCACCCCACCCGGAGCCGCCCCACCGAGCGACGCGCTCGCGGACGATGCGTCCCACCCGGCCCCGCCCCCTCCCAGCGCCGGTGCGGCGAGGAGTCGTGCGGCGGAGACCGGCGCAACGCGAACGGCGAGCACCGGCACCCGGAGGGCGTACTTCCCGGAGTGCGGCGGGTACACCGGCGTCCCCGTCCACACCAGGGGCACCCTGGCCACCGAGCCGGCCGCCACGCTCCAGGGCCCGGCCATCATCGAGGACCCCGAGTCCACGACCGTCGTCCCGCCCGCCTGGACCGCCACCCTCACCCCGGCCCACGCCATCCACCTCACCAGGAGAACCACCGCATGA
- a CDS encoding serine/threonine protein kinase, whose product MPLNERSLIGQEVAGYYIEDIVGKGGMAVVYLALDPRLSRRVALKILNPVLSVDDRFRQRFILESRTVASIEHPNIIPIYEANADVDGVLYIAMRYVDGLDLRRLIYDRGPLPLGQANQIFSQVAAALDAAHAHDLIHRDVKPANILLAGDHVYLTDFGITKHRSSISGLTQTDQFIGTPRYMSPEQINKEHIDGRCDQYALACVVYEALSARLPFQRENDIALLWAHLAEQPPPLSQLRPELPAQVDGVIMRALAKSPEQRYATCTEFVTALRDAISGHHHDPFADPFGALGSPLGPGRHLVPPPGQSPHSGPYPVQRQGGAHAAPSSGPHHAMPQPDLGPGPGSGPHSVPGSGPGSGPHSVPGAGPGAGPGAGLGSGPGSGPGSVPPFAAPLARPQGTAGQPTQPAGRRPGRVPIVAATLVAAVAALALVAFVIMNNRGDTWMNYKTSAAAPLTFDYPGDWTVRTHQDLFAVASSHATEFEDLFVAGPGADWSKVKEIVGNDPEGVAGVYVQVSDTLDASGTAEMMKPKMEALLPGQVDLDKPVQDQAGSSPATRFDGSLHDPASGTRIGFVSYVIDREPKTMLIMYFCGKTTCDDATQTRIRQSVRLS is encoded by the coding sequence ATGCCATTGAACGAAAGATCGCTCATCGGCCAGGAGGTGGCCGGGTACTACATCGAGGACATCGTCGGCAAGGGCGGCATGGCCGTCGTCTACCTGGCGCTCGACCCGAGGTTGAGCCGCAGGGTGGCGCTGAAGATCCTCAACCCGGTGCTCAGCGTCGACGACAGGTTCAGGCAGCGGTTCATCCTGGAGTCCAGGACGGTCGCCAGCATCGAGCACCCCAACATCATCCCGATCTACGAGGCCAACGCCGACGTGGACGGCGTCCTGTACATCGCCATGCGGTACGTGGACGGTCTCGACCTGCGCCGGCTCATCTACGACCGCGGGCCGCTGCCCCTCGGCCAGGCGAACCAGATCTTCTCGCAGGTGGCCGCGGCACTCGACGCCGCCCACGCGCACGACCTGATCCACCGCGACGTCAAGCCGGCCAACATCCTGCTGGCCGGTGACCACGTCTACCTGACCGACTTCGGCATCACCAAGCACCGCTCGTCGATCTCCGGGCTGACGCAGACCGACCAGTTCATCGGCACGCCCCGCTACATGTCGCCCGAGCAGATCAACAAGGAGCACATCGACGGCCGCTGCGACCAGTACGCGCTGGCCTGCGTGGTCTACGAGGCGCTGTCGGCGCGGCTGCCGTTCCAGCGCGAGAACGACATCGCGCTGCTCTGGGCCCACCTGGCCGAGCAGCCGCCCCCTCTGTCGCAGCTGCGGCCCGAACTGCCCGCGCAGGTGGACGGCGTGATCATGCGCGCGCTGGCCAAGTCGCCCGAGCAGCGGTACGCGACCTGCACCGAGTTCGTGACCGCGCTGCGCGATGCGATCAGCGGGCACCACCACGACCCCTTCGCGGACCCGTTCGGCGCGCTCGGCTCCCCTCTCGGGCCGGGACGGCACCTCGTGCCGCCGCCGGGGCAGAGCCCGCATTCCGGGCCCTATCCCGTGCAGCGCCAGGGAGGAGCGCACGCCGCGCCCTCGTCCGGGCCGCATCACGCCATGCCGCAGCCGGACCTCGGCCCGGGCCCCGGCTCGGGGCCGCACTCGGTACCGGGTTCAGGGCCGGGCTCCGGGCCGCACTCCGTACCGGGTGCCGGGCCGGGTGCGGGGCCGGGTGCTGGGCTGGGTTCAGGGCCGGGATCGGGGCCGGGTTCCGTGCCGCCGTTCGCCGCCCCGCTCGCGCGGCCTCAGGGTACGGCCGGGCAGCCCACGCAGCCGGCGGGCAGGCGGCCCGGCCGGGTCCCGATCGTGGCCGCCACGCTGGTGGCCGCCGTGGCCGCGCTCGCCCTGGTGGCGTTCGTGATCATGAACAATCGCGGCGATACCTGGATGAACTACAAGACCAGCGCCGCCGCGCCGCTCACGTTCGACTATCCGGGCGACTGGACGGTACGCACCCACCAGGACCTGTTCGCCGTGGCGTCCTCGCACGCCACGGAGTTCGAGGACCTGTTCGTGGCCGGTCCCGGCGCCGACTGGTCGAAGGTCAAGGAGATCGTCGGCAACGACCCCGAGGGCGTCGCCGGGGTGTACGTCCAGGTCTCCGACACCCTCGACGCCAGCGGCACCGCCGAGATGATGAAACCCAAGATGGAGGCCCTGCTCCCCGGCCAGGTCGACCTCGACAAACCCGTGCAGGACCAGGCGGGCAGCAGCCCCGCCACCCGCTTCGACGGCTCGCTGCACGACCCGGCCAGCGGCACCAGGATCGGCTTCGTCAGCTACGTGATCGACCGCGAGCCCAAGACCATGCTGATCATGTACTTCTGCGGCAAGACCACCTGCGACGACGCCACCCAGACGAGGATCAGGCAGAGTGTCCGGCTGTCCTGA
- a CDS encoding zinc ribbon domain-containing protein, with amino-acid sequence MARLTALAGGAAVALALIATPVAAHEHPSGITDLVSPAVVRLEAVSNVKITLLDHVGELKHVDRSYSLPFAAGTGTVVNPDGTIVALRRLAVNPNDVAIYAANKIFAEHHKVKIPADYDKHKLSDPVLNRHLQQCYNLGSDTATCIVSVTTDITAFPNVSPASPDGYKVKCIKAGPQPDDPAVLVPLTPAAGGVGMPTAPLADKVPDQEGSPTNVAGFLGRPGPNVAHTVEIAHLGKGGVQGGAGRPFADPEKKVDEPVKLGGLADKGLVGAPVIGDKDGHVIGLLVGGGKDGKMIGVKEVTAVLAAAKVVPRRGAIDTAFEAALTRYHTKYYTEAAPGFQRVLELYPGNVVAAALLKTSLAKRGGPEDQGTKKAAAETEAPTPLWPFIAAAGILFIAAGGGAYLLWRRRTPERQTELPQPLAASPPFDDGANQTVVVRRSQSFQVVPQQQQVMTAPDPAIKYCTSCGMRLGPAHRFCGYCGHPIET; translated from the coding sequence ATGGCGCGCCTCACAGCTCTTGCCGGTGGCGCCGCGGTGGCACTGGCGCTCATCGCGACACCGGTCGCGGCCCACGAGCACCCGAGCGGGATCACCGACCTGGTGAGCCCGGCCGTGGTGCGGCTGGAAGCCGTGTCCAATGTGAAGATCACCCTGCTCGACCACGTGGGCGAGCTGAAACACGTGGACCGTTCCTACAGCCTGCCGTTCGCCGCGGGCACGGGCACGGTCGTCAACCCCGACGGCACCATCGTGGCGCTCAGGCGCCTGGCCGTGAACCCGAACGACGTCGCCATCTACGCCGCCAACAAGATCTTCGCCGAGCACCACAAGGTGAAGATCCCGGCCGACTACGACAAGCACAAGCTCTCCGACCCCGTGCTCAACCGCCACCTCCAGCAGTGCTACAACCTCGGCAGCGACACCGCGACCTGCATCGTCAGCGTCACCACCGACATCACCGCCTTCCCCAACGTGTCACCGGCCAGCCCCGACGGCTACAAGGTCAAGTGCATCAAGGCCGGCCCCCAGCCCGACGATCCGGCCGTGCTGGTGCCGCTGACCCCGGCCGCCGGCGGCGTCGGCATGCCGACCGCGCCGCTCGCCGACAAGGTGCCCGACCAGGAGGGCTCCCCGACGAACGTGGCCGGCTTCCTCGGCAGGCCGGGCCCGAACGTGGCGCACACCGTCGAGATCGCCCACCTGGGCAAGGGCGGCGTGCAGGGCGGCGCCGGCAGGCCGTTCGCCGACCCGGAGAAGAAGGTCGACGAGCCGGTCAAGCTGGGCGGCCTCGCCGACAAGGGCCTCGTCGGCGCGCCGGTGATCGGCGACAAGGACGGCCACGTCATCGGCCTGCTGGTCGGAGGCGGCAAGGACGGCAAGATGATCGGGGTCAAGGAGGTCACCGCCGTCCTGGCCGCCGCCAAGGTCGTGCCGCGCAGGGGCGCGATCGACACCGCCTTCGAGGCGGCGCTGACCCGCTATCACACGAAGTACTACACCGAGGCCGCGCCGGGCTTCCAGCGCGTGCTGGAGCTCTACCCGGGCAACGTGGTGGCCGCGGCGCTGCTGAAGACCTCGCTGGCCAAGCGGGGCGGCCCGGAGGACCAGGGCACGAAGAAGGCCGCGGCCGAGACCGAGGCGCCCACGCCGCTGTGGCCGTTCATCGCGGCGGCGGGAATTCTTTTCATAGCGGCCGGGGGTGGCGCGTATCTGCTGTGGCGCCGCCGCACTCCTGAAAGACAGACAGAACTGCCACAGCCGCTGGCGGCCAGTCCACCGTTCGACGACGGCGCGAACCAGACCGTGGTCGTGCGGCGGTCCCAGTCGTTCCAAGTGGTCCCGCAGCAGCAGCAGGTGATGACCGCGCCAGACCCGGCGATCAAGTACTGCACCTCGTGCGGCATGAGGCTCGGACCGGCGCACCGCTTCTGCGGCTACTGCGGCCACCCCATCGAGACGTGA